GCGAGGTCCACCGTCCGGCCTGGGGGATCGGCAGCAGACTGGCGACCAGCCAGGGATTGACGAGCTTGAGTCGAACCGCTGCAACTGCACCCCGCGACTGACGCGATTCAAGGCGAGTGCTGACCGGTCAGTACATCGTGGTGCGGGTGAGGTGGTGGGGCCAGCGGGTGGTGCGGAAGTGGGTCCAAAGGCGGGCGTCGACCTGGGGGGTGATGAGCTGCCGGTCGGCCGGTCGGCGGGCGTTCAGCTCGGCGCGCAGCAGGTCGGTCGCGTAGAGGCCGTGCGCCCGAAGCTCGATCTCCCGGGGGCTGCCGGCTGGGATCTCCTCGCGGGCGTTGATCGCCGTTTCCAGCTCAGCGGAGTACTCCAGGATCCCCATGACGCGCAGCGCAACCGGGACGATGTAGTCGGCGAACGCGGTCATCCGGTCGATGTCCTCGATCGGGAACCGGTTCCCGTCGTGCAGGCTCCCGTAGGTCATCCACAGGGCCAGCTGGGCGAGCTTGAAGAACTGCGGTCGCGCGGAGCCGTAGCTGCTGACGTCGTCGAAGCGGGGGAACTGCGAGACGAGCCGCTCCAGCAAGCCGTCCCCTCCGGCGTACAGGCGAGGAGCGCAGGAGGCGGTGAACCGGTGGAACCGGCCGCCGTAGGACTCGGCGAGGACTCGACCGACCTCGTTGAGGATGCGGGCCCGCTCCTCCAACATCGGCATCTCGGTGGTGCCGCGGAAGACCTGCTCGAGGTCCACTCGGGTCACGGTGGCCAGGTAATCGCCGTCGAGGAACGGCACGCCGTCCTCCACAGCTCGGCAGATCGAGACCAACATCGCGTCGGAGTCCGACCAGGTGCGCCCGGCGTACCCGGTCTCGAAGGTCACCCGGGTGTCAAAGTCGGTGTAGGCGAAGTTGATGCAGTTCCCGGCGAGCAGGAAGTTGATGGTCTCCTCATCGGTGGTGCCCCACGGCAGCGGGAACGGCGAGGCGGGCGGGCCGAACCCCTCGTAGGCCATCCAGTCCGCGCAGGCGACGATCCGGTCGGGGCGGGTCCGCACGTCGCGGGACTCGGCGATGACCGGGTCGAGACTGTCCAAGACCGGTGATCGGGACGACATGGCACCTCTGCTTTCTTCCCCACAGCGGGCTTTGCCAGACTGCGACCCGTGATCACCCAGCCGCCTGTGCAGCCCACGGTGGCAGTGGTGGGCAGCACGATGGTCGACATGGTCACCTACGTCGACCGGGTGCCCGCCCCCGGGGAGACGACCACCGGCCGGGAGTTCGCTTTGGGTTTCGGCGGCAAGGGTGCCAACCAGGCGGTGATGGCCGCGCGCCTTGGCGCCCGGGTACGGATGGCAGCCTGCCTCGGCGACGACGTGTTCGCCGACTCGACGCTGGCGAACCTGCGGACCCAGGGTGTGGACACCTCCGCCGTCGTCCGCGCGAGCGGTGTCGCCTCCGGTGTCGCCCCGATCTGGGTGGAGCCGGACGGGACCAACCGGATCATCGTCGTGCCCGGGGCGAACGACCGGCTCACTGTGGCCGACGCGCTCGCGGTGCTGGAGCCCGATCCGCGGCCAGCCGTCGTCGTCGGCCAGCTCGAAGTTCCGGTGGCGATCACCGAGGCGGCATTCGTCTGCGCCAAGGAGCTCGGCATCCTGACCGTGCTGAATCCGGCGCCGCCCAAGACCTGACCGCCGGACTGTTCTCCGCCGCCGACTGGCTGGTGCCGAACGAGGCCGAGTTCGACGCCTTGGGGTCGCTGGTCGGTGGCCGACTCGACCCAACGTCGCCCGACGACCTGCGCCACTGCGCACAATCGTTGGGCATGCGGCTGCTGGTCACCCTGGGATCCGCCGGGGCGGTGTGGATCGGTGCCGACGGCGAGGTCCTACAGGTGGTCGCACCCCGCGTCCGCGCCGTCGACACCACCGGCGCCGGTGACGCCTTCGTGGGCGCGTTCGCCCATGCCCTTGCGGCGGGCTGGGACGAGGCCACGGCGGCCCGGCTTGGATGCGCCTGCGCGTCCGACAGCGTGACCCGCCGTGGCACCGAGTCGTCCTTCCCCTCGACCGGTTCCGTCGAGCCCCTCCTGGCCTCGGCGTCGTCGGGCCGCTAGCCGACAGTCTCGCGGGGGAGTGCGCCAGGTGCGCCAAGGCCTTCGACCTCGACGTCACCCTCACCGACGAGGGGACCGGACCTTGAGGAGCCCTGCACGCCAGCGCCGAACCCCGGCGTCTTGGCGAAGTTCTACTCGGAACTGCTCGGTTGGCCCATCGGGCGCGAGGAGCCAGGAACGGCCCCGGTGACGCACTTCGCCATTCAGGTCGCCGAACTCGATTCTGCGTTCTGCCTCTGCTGCGACGAGGACTGGTCGCACGAACGGGCTCATCGGAGCTGGCGGAAGATGTCGTACCCGACGGCTACGAGCACGGCCGAGCCCAGGATCCGCCGGAACGGGTTGACGCCCCGCATGAGCTCGTCCCCTGCCCACCAAGTGAGGGCAGCAGTACCCAGCCATTGCAGGGCCAGCGCCGCGTTCCCCTTCGTCGTCCCGATCAGCCACTGCAGCCCCCGGGCCGACATGAACACCAGGAGTGCGGCGTTCGGCCACTGCCCGACCACGAAACGACCGGTCGCACGGTCGCGGAACAACCAGTCGAGCGTGCTCCGCACAACCCCCGGAAGACGTGTCATGCCCTGAGCGTGCCCTAGGTCACCCGATCGGTCCTCCCTGGCGGGCGACCAGTCCGACGGAACCAGTCGATGCGCCGGTGCGCCGAGGTCAGCGCAGACAAGGTCCCTGGGCAACTGATTGTCCTTGGGCAGTTGTGTCCAGCAGAGTGGTGTACGGATCCCGGTGAGCGTGTCGCTACGTGAGTGGGCGACGGTCATCGGGTGATCCTTCGAGCGATCTCTCACAACCGACTCGAAGAAGGACACCGCGATGACCGTCCGTCCCAGTATCGATCCTGCGCGTCTGCTCGAGGAGCAGCTCGCGCAGGCGTCCCCTGATCTGCTGCTTGAGCTGCTGCAGACCTTCATCAACACGTTGTTGTCGGCGGAGGCCGACGCGGTGTGCGGCGCGGAGTACGGCATGGCCTCGCCGGAGCGGACCAATCGGCGTAACGGCTACCGGCATCGGGATCTGGACACCCGTACCGGCACGGTCGACGTGGCGATCCCCAAGCTGCGGGAGGGCTCCTACTTCCCCGGCTGGCTGCTCGAGCGGCGCAGGCGGGCCGAGCGGGCCCTGACCAGCGTGGTGGCGACCTGCTACCTGCTGGGCGTCAGCACGCGGCGGATGGACAAGCTGGTGCAGAGCCTGGGCATCACGACCCTGCCAAAGTCCCAGGTCAGCGAGATGGCCAAGGACCTCGACGCCCACGTCGAGGAGTTCCGCACCCGTCACCTGGGTGACGCTGGCCCGTTCACCTTCGTGGCCGCAGACGCCCCGGTGCTGAAGGTCCGTGAGGGCGGCCGGGTGGTGGGCGTCCACGCGCTGGTCGCGACCGGGATCAACGCACCGGGAGATCCACGGCCTGCAGGTCACCACGTCCGAGGACGGCGCGGGCTGGCTGGGGTTCTTCCGCGGCCTGACCGCCCGCGGCCTGACCGGGGTCAAGCTTGTCACCTCCGGCGCCAGCTGGCAGCGCTGCCGCACCCACTACGCGGCGAACCTGATGTCGGTCACCCCGAAGTCGTCGTGGCCGTGGGTCAAGGCGCTGCTGCACTCGGTCTACGACCAGCCCGACGCCGCCTCCGTGCACGCCCAGTTCGACCGCGTCGTCGACGCCCTGGCCGGCAAGCTGCCCCACGTCGCCGAGCGCCTCGAGACCGCACGCCCCGACATCCTCGCCTTCACCGCGTTCCGCAAAGAGGTCTGGCGCCAGATCTGGTCGAACAACCCCAACGAGCGCCTCAACCGCGAGATCCGCCGCCGCACCGACGTCGTCGGGATCTTCCCCGAACGGGCCGGCATCATCCGTCTCGTCGGCGCAGTCCTCGCCGAACAGCATGACGAATGGGCCGAAGGCCGCCGTTACCTCGGACTCGACGTCCTGGCCCGCGCCCAAGCCGTCGGCACCAACCCAGCCGAGGAGGACAGCCAGCCCACCCAGCAGGCCATCACGGCCTGACCCGCCAGCAACGAAGGATCAGACCTCGTACGCCCCGTTCCTGGACTTGACCCCTTGGGCGCCGGATGGACTTTCGGCTCTGCCGGAGGCCGGGTGACGAGACAAGGGTGGTGTCATCTCAACAAAGGAGGCGGTGGTCCCCATGGCCGCGATTCACCCGACTACCCACAAGGCTCAAGCCGCGGAGCCGCTGCAAGGCGCCGCTCGCGCACTTGGCCTGCCGTCCGCGACCGCGCTGGTCATCGGCAGCATCATCGGCACCGGTGTGTTCACGATGCCGGCGGTGATGGCCGGGGCCGGCACGATCTCCATCCTGGTGCTCCTGGTCATTTCAGTGGGAGCACTGCTGCTCGGGGTGATGTTCGGGCAGCTCACCAGGCGCATCCCGGCCACTGATGGTGGCCTGTACGCCTACAGCCGGCACGAGTTCGGTGACTTCGCCGGCTACCTGACGGCGTGGTGCTACTGGATCACCTGCTGGGCCGGCAACGCCGCGATCGTGGCGTCCTGGGTGCTCTACGTGAAGAGCTTCACGATGGAGGCCTGGGGCTGGACCTACCCGGCGAACAACAACTGGCCGCTGTTCGCGATCGCGATGGCTGGTCTGTGGATCCCGGCGGTGATCAACCTGTTCGGGACCCGCTCGATGGCGTGGTTCCAGAACATCACCGTCGTGCTGAAGTTCCTGCCGCTGCTGTTCATCGGCCTGTTCGCCTGGTTCTTCGTCGCGTTCGCCTCGTCCAACTACCCGGCCTTCAACACCTCCGGCGGGTCCTGGATGACCGCGGTGTCCATCGCAGCTGGCGTGGCGCTGTTCTCCTTCATCGGGGTGGAGGCCACCTCGATCGCCACGTCACGAGTGCGTGACCCGCGCAAGAACGTCGGCCGCGCGACCATCATCGGCACTGCCATGTGCGCCCTGCTGTACGTGCTGGTGACAGCAGCCGTGATGGGCCTGGTCCCCAGCACCACCCTCGCCAAGGACGAGGCACCGTTCGTCTCGGCCTTCCAGTCGATGTTCCCCGGCACCTCATCCGCCGGCTGGATGGTCGCACTGGTGGCGGTGGTCTCCGGCTTCGGTGCCCTCATCGGCTGGACCCTGGTGACCGCGGAGATCGCCCGCGCGGCGGCGAAGGACGTGCTGTTCCCCGAGCACTTCGGCCTGACCAACCGGTACAACGCACCGTGGTTCGGCATCGTGGTCTCCACCGCGGTCGCCTCGCTGCTGATGGCGTGGAGCTACCTGGATCCGACCAACCCCAACTCTCTGGGTCTGAAGGTGTTCACCTACCTGGTCTCGCTGTCCGTCGTGACGGTCGCGATCCCGTACTTCTTCTCGGCGTGCGCCCAGCTGTCCTACCTGGTCTCGCGCCGGCGGAAGGTCAGCGGGTGGATGCTCGGCCGTGACCTGGCCATCGCTGGCGCCTCCGTGCTGTTCTCGCTGTGGGTGACCGCGGCGGCCGGCTACGCGGCGGTCTACCAGGCACTGATCATGGTGCTGATCGGCCTGCCGATCTACGCCTTCCTCAAGGCCCGCAGGGAGCGCGAAGGACTCGCGATGGAGCCGGTGGAGTACAACCCAGACATCCCCCACGCGGAGATGATCCACCACTAGATCCGTCGGCACGACCCTCGGTAGATCCGTCGGCACGACCCACGGCGTTCGGGGTGGGCACGAGGCTCCCACCCCGAACGCCGCCGGGCGACCGCCAGGTGTGAAAGAAGGAGTCGCCATGCCCAGCAGGAAGGCCCTCATCCGCCGCCCGAGCCCGCGCCTCGACGAGGGGCTGGTGACCAACATCGAGCGCTCCCCGGTCGACCTTGGCCGCGCACTCAGCCAGTGGGATGCCTACGTCGAGACCCTGGCCCGTCACGGCTGGCAGACCGTCGAGGTCCCCCCCGCCGACGACTGCCCCGACGGTGTCTTCATCGAGGACGCCGTGGTGATGTTCCGCAACGTCGCTGTGATCACCCGGCCCGGCGCGGACTCACGCAAACCGGAAACCGTCGACGTCGAGAAGGTCGTCGCCGCGCTCGGCTGCTCGGTGAACGCGATCCGGTCCCCCGGCACCCTCGACGGCGGAGACGTCCTCAAGGTAGGCAGCCTCGTCTACGTCGGCAGAGGCGGCCGAACGAATGCCGAAGGGGTCCGCCAGCTGCGGGCGATCCTGGAGCCACTCGGCGCCGCCGTCATCGCAGTTCCAGTCACCAAGGTCTTGCACCTGAAGAGCGCAGTTACCGCCCTGCCAGACGGGACAGTGATCGGCTACCCGCCCGTGGTCGACGACCCGCGCATGTACCCCAGGTTCCTTCCCGTGCCCGAGGAACCCGGTTCCCACGTCGTGCTCCTTGGGGGAGACCATCTACTCATGTCCTCGGCCGCGCCCCGCACCGCCGAGCTTCTCGCCGATCTGGGCTACCAGCCAGTCCCCGTCGACATCAGCGAGTACGAGAAGCTCGAGGGCTGCGTCACCTGCCTCTCCGTGCGGCTACGGGAGCTCCACGGATAGCGCCTTCCCGACTCATACCCGCACAGCCTGACGGGGCTCCACCGTTGCCGGTGCGTGGACATCGGGGCCGTTGCCGTACATCGCCGACGGCATCACGTCGCGAGCGCTAGTTGCGCGGCGGGCAGGTTGTGGCGTGGCCCCCATACTGCCCGATTGCCGGATCGACCCGCGCATGTTCGGCAGGGTGGGACAGCTGCTCGAGAACCTGCGAACCAGCTCCTCATGCGCCATGGCCGGGTCCCACCTGCGGGTGCGGCCGGCGACGCGGCCGGAACAGCCGCGGCCTGGCAGCGAAGCGGCAAGCTGACCAGATCCCCAACCGTGCTCCTCCAGCACACCCGCAGAGCAGACCTATGGACGGCGGCCCCGGTCGAAGCAACACTGGCCAGCACCATCCCTGGAGGACGAGCGATGGACCACACAGCTGGGGCGCAGCGGCTCTATGACCGGATCAACGCCGGAGACATCGACGGGTTCAGCGACCAGCTCGCGGACGACTTCGTCGAGCACGAGCAGGCGCCGGGGCTGGCCCCGACGAAGGCGGGCGCCGCGGCCTTCTTCCGGATGCAGCAGGCAGCCTTCCCCGACATGCACATGGACGTGCAGGACCTGATGGCAAGCGGCGACAAGGTTGCCGCCCGGGCGAGGGTCACCGGGACGCACAAGGGTGGCTTCATGGGCATGCCGGCCACTGGCAAGAGCGTCGACGTGCAGGTCATCGACATCCTCC
Above is a genomic segment from Actinomycetes bacterium containing:
- a CDS encoding amino acid permease: MAAIHPTTHKAQAAEPLQGAARALGLPSATALVIGSIIGTGVFTMPAVMAGAGTISILVLLVISVGALLLGVMFGQLTRRIPATDGGLYAYSRHEFGDFAGYLTAWCYWITCWAGNAAIVASWVLYVKSFTMEAWGWTYPANNNWPLFAIAMAGLWIPAVINLFGTRSMAWFQNITVVLKFLPLLFIGLFAWFFVAFASSNYPAFNTSGGSWMTAVSIAAGVALFSFIGVEATSIATSRVRDPRKNVGRATIIGTAMCALLYVLVTAAVMGLVPSTTLAKDEAPFVSAFQSMFPGTSSAGWMVALVAVVSGFGALIGWTLVTAEIARAAAKDVLFPEHFGLTNRYNAPWFGIVVSTAVASLLMAWSYLDPTNPNSLGLKVFTYLVSLSVVTVAIPYFFSACAQLSYLVSRRRKVSGWMLGRDLAIAGASVLFSLWVTAAAGYAAVYQALIMVLIGLPIYAFLKARREREGLAMEPVEYNPDIPHAEMIHH
- a CDS encoding queuosine salvage family protein translates to MSSRSPVLDSLDPVIAESRDVRTRPDRIVACADWMAYEGFGPPASPFPLPWGTTDEETINFLLAGNCINFAYTDFDTRVTFETGYAGRTWSDSDAMLVSICRAVEDGVPFLDGDYLATVTRVDLEQVFRGTTEMPMLEERARILNEVGRVLAESYGGRFHRFTASCAPRLYAGGDGLLERLVSQFPRFDDVSSYGSARPQFFKLAQLALWMTYGSLHDGNRFPIEDIDRMTAFADYIVPVALRVMGILEYSAELETAINAREEIPAGSPREIELRAHGLYATDLLRAELNARRPADRQLITPQVDARLWTHFRTTRWPHHLTRTTMY
- a CDS encoding ester cyclase; this translates as MDHTAGAQRLYDRINAGDIDGFSDQLADDFVEHEQAPGLAPTKAGAAAFFRMQQAAFPDMHMDVQDLMASGDKVAARARVTGTHKGGFMGMPATGKSVDVQVIDILRFGDDGLVHEHWGVMDSLAMMQQLGAVPAGPPA
- a CDS encoding N(G),N(G)-dimethylarginine dimethylaminohydrolase, whose protein sequence is MPSRKALIRRPSPRLDEGLVTNIERSPVDLGRALSQWDAYVETLARHGWQTVEVPPADDCPDGVFIEDAVVMFRNVAVITRPGADSRKPETVDVEKVVAALGCSVNAIRSPGTLDGGDVLKVGSLVYVGRGGRTNAEGVRQLRAILEPLGAAVIAVPVTKVLHLKSAVTALPDGTVIGYPPVVDDPRMYPRFLPVPEEPGSHVVLLGGDHLLMSSAAPRTAELLADLGYQPVPVDISEYEKLEGCVTCLSVRLRELHG